A region of Polynucleobacter sp. JS-Mosq-20-D10 DNA encodes the following proteins:
- a CDS encoding FMN-binding glutamate synthase family protein — MHYSRYFFWLSTGILGPLSFSYSPYLAIFFLVLFLIGLKDSIQKHHSVLRNYPLIGHFRFLLEYIRPEIRQYFLEDDEEKIPFSRNQRAMVYSRSKKDNDKRGFGSIKSMYGSEGEWLGHSNSPCHPDPSTFRIQVGGSSCLQPYSLSIFNISAMSFGSLSPNAIRALNRGAKLGGFAHDTGEGSISAYHREFGGDIIWEIGSGYFGCRAENGRFSEEKFTAQVVDPQIKMVEIKLSQGAKPGHGGVLPGAKVTAEIAATRGVPIGEDCISPAHHAEFSSPLELMKFIARLRKLSGGKPVGFKLCVGQPWEFFGIAKAMLETGISPDFIVVDGSEGGTGAAPVEFTDHVGMPLRDGLRLVHNTLVGINQRREIAIGASGKIISGYDIIRAIALGADWCNSARGFMFALGCIQSRTCHTDKCPTGVATQDLGRQRALVVPDKAERVFAFHQNTVASLADLIGSAGLMHPNEITPDYLLCRDGSGKITSLASQLSTLTPGALLQGTDASLQKDLPQEFVQYWERAQTSRFGLAPL, encoded by the coding sequence ATGCATTATTCCAGATATTTTTTTTGGCTCTCAACTGGCATACTTGGCCCCCTATCTTTTTCATATAGCCCATATTTAGCTATATTTTTCTTAGTATTATTTTTGATTGGTCTAAAAGATTCAATCCAAAAGCATCATTCAGTATTGCGCAATTACCCTTTGATAGGACATTTTCGATTCCTGCTTGAATATATCCGCCCCGAGATACGTCAATACTTCCTAGAAGATGATGAGGAAAAAATTCCTTTTTCAAGAAATCAAAGGGCTATGGTTTATAGCCGATCTAAAAAAGATAACGATAAGCGAGGATTTGGTTCAATCAAGTCGATGTATGGTTCTGAAGGTGAATGGTTGGGACACTCAAATTCTCCGTGCCATCCTGACCCAAGTACATTTCGTATTCAAGTTGGCGGTTCAAGCTGTCTTCAGCCTTACTCTTTATCTATATTCAATATTTCTGCGATGAGTTTTGGATCGCTTTCCCCAAATGCCATTAGAGCGCTCAATAGAGGTGCAAAGTTGGGTGGATTTGCTCACGATACTGGCGAAGGCTCAATCTCTGCATATCATCGCGAGTTCGGCGGCGATATTATTTGGGAAATCGGGTCTGGATATTTTGGTTGTCGTGCTGAGAATGGTCGATTTTCAGAAGAAAAATTTACTGCTCAGGTGGTGGATCCACAAATCAAGATGGTGGAAATTAAGCTATCTCAGGGCGCTAAGCCTGGTCATGGAGGAGTCCTGCCTGGAGCTAAAGTCACAGCCGAAATTGCTGCTACTAGAGGCGTGCCGATTGGTGAGGATTGCATCTCTCCAGCCCACCATGCTGAATTTTCATCTCCTTTAGAGTTGATGAAATTCATTGCGCGTTTGCGTAAGTTAAGCGGCGGTAAGCCAGTTGGCTTTAAATTATGCGTCGGTCAGCCGTGGGAGTTTTTTGGTATTGCTAAGGCGATGCTAGAGACAGGCATTAGCCCCGACTTTATTGTGGTTGATGGAAGCGAGGGTGGTACTGGTGCCGCCCCTGTTGAATTTACGGATCATGTTGGGATGCCACTTCGCGACGGCCTTAGATTGGTACATAACACCTTGGTCGGAATCAATCAGCGCAGGGAGATTGCGATCGGGGCTTCTGGAAAAATTATTTCTGGCTATGACATTATTCGAGCTATTGCATTAGGGGCTGATTGGTGTAACTCTGCAAGAGGGTTTATGTTTGCGTTGGGTTGCATTCAGTCACGAACATGCCATACAGATAAGTGTCCTACAGGTGTTGCAACTCAGGATTTGGGTCGTCAAAGAGCATTGGTAGTTCCTGATAAGGCTGAGCGAGTATTTGCATTCCATCAGAATACTGTTGCTTCTTTGGCAGATTTAATTGGCTCTGCAGGTCTCATGCATCCTAATGAAATTACACCTGATTATCTTTTGTGCAGAGATGGTTCTGGCAAGATAACTTCGCTGGCATCTCAGCTCTCAACCCTGACTCCTGGAGCGCTACTGCAAGGTACTGACGCTTCTCTACAAAAAGATTTACCTCAGGAGTTTGTTCAGTATTGGGAAAGGGCTCAAACTAGTAGATTTGGCTTAGCCCCGCTATAA
- the guaA gene encoding glutamine-hydrolyzing GMP synthase, whose product MHDKILILDFGSQVTQLIARRVRDARVYSEIHPYDCDPEFIRKFIQEQGGKGIILSGGPSSVTEEGSPRAPQIVFELGVPVLGICYGMQTMATQLGGAVASAESLGKAREFGYSEVRAHGHTNLLKGIQDFSTSEGHGILKVWMSHGDSVTTLPPAFKLMASTQSCPIAGMADEERRFYAFQFHPEVTHTLQGEAILSRFVHEICQCKPDWVMGDYISEAVEHIRKQVGDEEVILGLSGGVDSSVAAALIHRAIGEQLTCVFVDHGLLRLNEGDMVMEMFARNLGVKVIRVDAKDKFMSELAGVADPEAKRKIIGKEFVEIFQAESGKIANAKWLAQGTIYPDVIESAGKGKKGAHTIKSHHNVGGLPEDMHLKLLEPLRELFKDEVRELGVALGLPREMVYRHPFPGPGLGVRILGEVKAEFADLLQRADAIFIEELRNTIDEASQKSWYDLTSQAFAVFLPVKSVGVMGDGRTYEYVVALRAVQTQDFMTAHWAHLPHDLLGKVSNRIINEVRGINRVVYDISGKPPATIEWE is encoded by the coding sequence GTGCATGACAAAATACTGATTCTTGACTTTGGCTCACAAGTCACCCAATTGATTGCCCGACGCGTGCGTGATGCGCGTGTCTATTCTGAAATCCATCCCTATGATTGTGATCCAGAATTCATTCGTAAGTTCATTCAAGAGCAGGGTGGTAAAGGCATCATTCTTTCAGGTGGACCTAGCTCTGTAACGGAAGAGGGTAGCCCTCGTGCGCCGCAAATCGTTTTTGAATTAGGCGTTCCCGTTTTAGGTATTTGCTACGGCATGCAAACTATGGCAACCCAATTGGGTGGCGCAGTTGCTTCGGCAGAATCCTTGGGTAAAGCCCGTGAGTTTGGTTATTCAGAAGTGCGCGCCCATGGCCATACCAATCTGCTCAAAGGTATTCAAGACTTTTCTACTAGTGAAGGTCACGGCATTCTGAAGGTGTGGATGAGTCATGGTGACTCTGTAACTACATTGCCACCAGCTTTCAAGCTCATGGCTTCAACACAATCATGTCCAATTGCTGGCATGGCTGATGAAGAGCGCCGTTTTTATGCATTCCAATTCCATCCTGAAGTAACACATACATTACAAGGCGAGGCAATCTTAAGTCGCTTCGTGCATGAGATCTGTCAGTGCAAACCAGACTGGGTCATGGGCGACTACATTAGCGAAGCAGTTGAGCATATTCGCAAGCAAGTCGGTGATGAAGAAGTCATTTTAGGTTTATCCGGTGGTGTTGACTCTAGCGTAGCTGCGGCATTAATTCATCGTGCGATTGGTGAGCAACTCACTTGCGTATTTGTTGATCATGGCCTACTTCGTTTAAACGAAGGCGATATGGTGATGGAAATGTTTGCCCGCAATCTCGGCGTCAAAGTCATTCGGGTTGATGCTAAAGACAAATTCATGTCCGAGCTTGCTGGTGTTGCAGATCCTGAAGCCAAGCGCAAAATCATCGGTAAAGAATTCGTAGAGATTTTCCAGGCTGAGTCTGGCAAGATTGCCAATGCTAAGTGGCTTGCTCAAGGAACCATTTATCCAGACGTGATTGAGTCTGCCGGTAAAGGTAAGAAGGGCGCGCATACGATTAAGAGTCATCACAACGTGGGTGGCTTGCCTGAAGACATGCATCTCAAGTTACTTGAGCCATTACGTGAATTATTTAAAGATGAAGTACGTGAGCTCGGGGTTGCTTTAGGTTTACCGCGTGAGATGGTTTATCGCCATCCATTCCCAGGGCCTGGTCTTGGTGTGCGCATCTTGGGCGAGGTGAAGGCGGAATTCGCCGATCTCTTGCAACGTGCTGACGCCATCTTTATTGAAGAATTGCGCAATACGATTGATGAAGCTAGTCAAAAATCTTGGTATGACCTTACTAGCCAAGCCTTTGCCGTGTTCTTGCCAGTGAAATCAGTAGGCGTCATGGGTGACGGTAGAACCTATGAATACGTTGTCGCCCTCAGAGCAGTTCAAACACAAGACTTCATGACCGCGCATTGGGCGCACTTGCCGCATGATTTACTAGGTAAGGTCTCCAATCGCATCATCAATGAAGTACGTGGCATCAATCGTGTGGTCTACGATATCAGCGGAAAACCCCCAGCAACTATTGAGTGGGAATGA
- the guaB gene encoding IMP dehydrogenase: MRLIQKALTFDDVLLVPAYSSVLPRDASLASMLTREISLNTPLVSAAMDTVTEGRLAIAMASEGGIGIVHKNLKPTEQAREVAKVKRYESGILRDPITVDPSVTLRQVIQLSREHGFSGFPVLTGKEVVGIITNRDLRFEEDLDAPVKTKMTPRERLITVKEGCSLEEAKRLMSQHRLERVLVVNDKFELRGLITVKDILKATEHPNACKDSEGKLRVGAAVGVGPDNDERIELLVRAGVDVIVVDTAHGHSQGVLDRVKWVKKNYPHVQVIGGNIATGEAAKALADHGADGVKVGIGPGSICTTRIVAGVGVPQISAIVNVAAALKGTGIPLIADGGVRYSGDVAKALAAGASSVMMGGMFAGTEEAPGEVFLYQGRSYKSYRGMGSLGAMADGSADRYFQSDISAANAEKLVPEGIEGQVPYKGSVLAILHQLTGGIRSSMGYLGCKTIDELHEKANFVEITSAGVRESHVHDVKITKEAPNYHID, encoded by the coding sequence ATGCGACTCATTCAAAAAGCACTCACTTTTGACGATGTGCTCCTCGTACCGGCTTATTCTTCGGTACTCCCTCGAGATGCCAGCTTGGCAAGTATGTTAACTCGAGAAATTTCACTCAATACACCGTTGGTGTCTGCAGCGATGGATACCGTCACTGAAGGCCGTTTGGCAATTGCCATGGCTAGCGAAGGTGGCATTGGTATTGTTCATAAAAATCTCAAGCCTACTGAACAGGCTAGGGAAGTGGCCAAGGTCAAGCGTTACGAGTCCGGCATTTTGCGCGATCCTATTACTGTGGATCCTAGTGTCACACTACGCCAAGTTATTCAACTTTCTCGTGAGCATGGTTTCTCCGGATTTCCGGTGCTGACTGGCAAAGAGGTAGTGGGCATTATTACCAACCGCGACTTGCGCTTTGAAGAAGATTTAGATGCGCCAGTAAAAACCAAGATGACTCCACGTGAGCGCTTAATCACAGTCAAAGAAGGTTGCTCTCTAGAAGAGGCAAAGCGCTTGATGAGTCAGCATCGCTTAGAGCGTGTTCTAGTAGTCAACGACAAGTTTGAATTACGTGGCCTGATCACCGTTAAAGATATCTTAAAGGCGACAGAACATCCGAATGCCTGCAAAGATAGCGAAGGTAAATTGCGCGTTGGCGCTGCTGTCGGCGTTGGTCCCGACAATGATGAGCGTATTGAGCTCTTAGTTCGTGCGGGCGTCGATGTGATTGTGGTGGATACCGCACACGGTCATAGCCAAGGTGTTTTAGATCGCGTGAAGTGGGTTAAGAAAAATTACCCTCATGTACAAGTGATTGGCGGAAACATTGCCACAGGTGAAGCGGCTAAAGCATTGGCTGATCACGGCGCTGATGGCGTCAAGGTTGGCATTGGCCCTGGCTCTATTTGTACCACCCGTATTGTTGCGGGTGTAGGCGTACCTCAGATTAGCGCCATCGTGAATGTGGCTGCTGCACTCAAGGGTACAGGTATTCCTTTAATTGCTGATGGTGGCGTGCGTTACTCCGGTGACGTTGCAAAAGCCTTGGCTGCTGGTGCAAGTTCGGTCATGATGGGCGGTATGTTTGCTGGCACTGAAGAAGCCCCAGGCGAAGTATTCCTGTATCAAGGTCGTTCATACAAGAGTTATCGCGGTATGGGTTCTTTGGGCGCAATGGCAGACGGCTCTGCAGATCGTTACTTCCAAAGTGACATCAGTGCAGCGAATGCTGAGAAGCTAGTGCCGGAAGGTATTGAAGGTCAAGTACCTTACAAAGGTAGCGTCCTTGCCATCTTGCATCAACTGACTGGTGGTATTCGTTCTTCAATGGGTTACTTGGGTTGCAAGACTATTGATGAGCTTCATGAGAAAGCGAATTTTGTGGAGATCACTTCAGCGGGTGTACGCGAGTCACACGTTCATGATGTGAAGATCACCAAGGAAGCGCCGAATTACCATATTGATTAA
- a CDS encoding RnfH family protein: protein MASQSMEILICDARLGEPHLSPFTLHLLPSEAPTVGLALTKAGIAKGPNDSVLARKGCFGVFGKRKEWDSPIYDGDRLELYSPLLVDPKAVRRKKANQNQDAKFQAAAAKRKARRL, encoded by the coding sequence ATGGCTAGCCAGTCTATGGAGATTCTGATTTGTGATGCCCGCTTAGGTGAGCCTCATTTAAGCCCTTTCACGCTGCACTTATTGCCCTCCGAGGCTCCTACTGTAGGACTTGCCCTCACTAAAGCTGGAATTGCCAAAGGCCCCAATGATTCCGTCTTGGCCAGAAAAGGCTGTTTCGGCGTCTTTGGCAAGCGGAAGGAGTGGGATAGCCCTATTTACGACGGTGATCGCCTAGAGCTGTATTCTCCGCTCCTGGTTGACCCCAAGGCTGTCCGTCGCAAGAAGGCCAATCAGAATCAAGATGCCAAATTCCAGGCTGCCGCAGCTAAAAGAAAGGCTAGGAGGCTATAA
- a CDS encoding type II toxin-antitoxin system RatA family toxin: MADVNKTVLIGQSADRMYGLVTDVARYPEFLPWCGGVEIFEQSETVLDAKINIHFKGINQYFHTRNTNLRPESIEMVFVDGPFKHFSGQWNFIPLKEDACKVEFKLHWEFKSVILDKIIGPVFGHIAGTFVDCFVKRAEDLYG; encoded by the coding sequence ATGGCAGACGTCAACAAGACCGTTTTAATTGGCCAATCCGCGGACCGCATGTATGGTTTAGTAACTGACGTTGCCCGCTACCCAGAGTTCTTGCCCTGGTGCGGCGGTGTGGAAATTTTTGAGCAATCCGAGACTGTTTTGGATGCCAAAATCAATATCCACTTTAAGGGTATTAATCAGTATTTCCATACTCGAAACACCAATCTTCGCCCCGAAAGCATTGAGATGGTCTTTGTGGATGGCCCGTTCAAGCATTTTTCTGGGCAGTGGAACTTCATTCCCCTCAAGGAGGATGCCTGCAAGGTGGAATTTAAGCTGCACTGGGAGTTTAAGAGCGTCATCCTAGATAAGATTATTGGCCCAGTCTTCGGGCATATTGCAGGCACCTTTGTGGATTGTTTCGTCAAGCGGGCTGAAGATCTCTATGGCTAG
- the smpB gene encoding SsrA-binding protein SmpB: MSIVENKKAFFDYFIEERFEAGLVLEGWEVKAIRAGRVHVKEAYVVIRRAELFLIGCHITPLLSASTHIVPDSIRTRKLLLNAIEIKKLIGKVEQKGYTLVPLNLHFSKGNVKCEIGLARGKKQHDKRAATKEREWEVQKGRIARGDLNA; the protein is encoded by the coding sequence ATGAGTATCGTCGAAAACAAAAAAGCCTTCTTCGATTATTTTATCGAGGAACGATTCGAGGCAGGGCTGGTTCTGGAAGGTTGGGAAGTAAAAGCCATCCGCGCCGGTCGCGTGCACGTCAAAGAAGCGTATGTTGTCATCCGTCGGGCGGAGCTGTTCCTGATCGGCTGCCATATTACCCCCCTGCTATCAGCTTCCACCCACATAGTCCCTGACAGCATCCGCACCCGCAAACTTCTCCTCAATGCAATTGAGATTAAAAAGCTTATCGGTAAAGTAGAGCAAAAAGGCTACACCCTTGTCCCATTGAACTTACATTTCTCCAAAGGGAATGTGAAGTGCGAGATTGGATTAGCCCGTGGCAAGAAACAGCATGACAAACGCGCTGCCACCAAAGAGCGTGAATGGGAAGTTCAAAAGGGTCGAATTGCTCGAGGCGACCTCAACGCATAA
- a CDS encoding circularly permuted type 2 ATP-grasp protein has product MKLPFDEMLDASGKARPHYQIFHNWLKQQSDTLMGLKRAEADLIFRRVGITFAVYGDDLGSERTIPFDQVPRIFTAKEWEQLEAGLRQRVKALNRFIYDVYHEEDIIKAGIIPAEQIYNNAQYRPEMRNVNVPRDIYAQIAGIDIVRAGEGEFYVLEDNLRVPSGVSYMVEDRKMMMRLFPDLFQQYRVAPVEHYPDFLLECLKSVKPNDVKKPNVVILTPGMYNSAYFEHSYLAQQMGVELVEGKDLFVKNEQVFMRTTQGPERVDVIYRRVDDDFLDPLAFRSDSTLGVAGLLSAHRAGNVTLANAIGTGIADDKSIYPYVPDMIEFYLGEKPILNNVPTFQCRKPDDLAYTLANLDKLVVKLTHGAGGYGMLVGPASSTAEIEEFRKHLIANPDKYIAQPTLALSTCPTFVESGVAPRHIDLRPFVLSGKTIKMVPGGLTRVALKEGSLVVNSSQGGGTKDTWVLKE; this is encoded by the coding sequence ATGAAATTGCCTTTTGATGAAATGCTCGACGCCAGCGGAAAAGCCCGTCCCCATTACCAAATTTTCCACAATTGGCTCAAGCAGCAAAGCGATACACTGATGGGCCTCAAGCGCGCTGAAGCTGATCTCATCTTCCGACGAGTTGGCATTACCTTCGCCGTCTATGGAGATGATCTGGGATCTGAGAGGACCATTCCCTTTGATCAAGTCCCCCGCATCTTTACTGCCAAAGAATGGGAGCAGCTAGAAGCTGGCTTACGTCAACGGGTTAAAGCACTCAATCGCTTTATCTACGACGTGTATCACGAAGAAGACATTATCAAAGCAGGCATTATTCCCGCTGAGCAAATTTATAACAACGCGCAATACCGACCGGAGATGCGCAACGTGAATGTGCCACGGGATATTTATGCACAGATCGCCGGAATTGATATTGTGCGAGCTGGTGAGGGTGAGTTTTATGTCTTAGAAGATAACTTGCGTGTTCCGTCTGGCGTCTCTTATATGGTTGAAGATCGCAAAATGATGATGCGACTCTTCCCCGACCTGTTTCAACAGTATCGCGTTGCCCCTGTCGAGCACTATCCTGATTTTTTGTTGGAATGTTTGAAGTCAGTTAAACCCAATGATGTCAAAAAGCCTAACGTCGTAATACTCACTCCAGGCATGTACAACTCTGCCTATTTTGAGCACAGCTACCTAGCCCAGCAGATGGGTGTTGAACTAGTTGAGGGCAAGGACTTGTTTGTAAAGAACGAGCAAGTCTTTATGCGCACCACCCAAGGACCTGAGCGGGTTGATGTCATTTACCGTCGAGTCGATGATGACTTCTTGGACCCTCTTGCATTTCGCTCCGACTCGACTTTAGGTGTTGCTGGGCTACTCTCCGCACATCGCGCAGGCAATGTGACTTTGGCGAATGCCATTGGTACCGGTATTGCTGATGACAAATCCATCTACCCCTATGTGCCCGATATGATTGAGTTCTATTTGGGCGAGAAACCGATTCTCAATAACGTGCCGACTTTCCAATGTCGTAAGCCAGATGATCTTGCTTACACCCTAGCAAATTTAGATAAGTTAGTAGTGAAATTAACGCATGGTGCCGGCGGTTATGGCATGTTAGTGGGGCCAGCCTCTAGCACAGCAGAGATAGAGGAATTCCGAAAACATCTGATTGCCAACCCAGATAAATACATTGCCCAGCCAACACTTGCGCTATCTACCTGCCCAACTTTTGTTGAGTCTGGTGTTGCACCCCGCCATATTGATTTGCGCCCATTTGTTTTATCGGGCAAAACCATCAAGATGGTGCCAGGCGGACTTACTCGTGTTGCCCTCAAAGAAGGTTCTTTAGTCGTGAACTCCTCACAAGGTGGCGGCACCAAGGACACCTGGGTACTCAAAGAATAA
- a CDS encoding alpha-E domain-containing protein, with product MLSRTADCLYWMARYTERAENTARMLDVNHQTSLLPQPAEFLEQSWKKLLTISKLEKLFLEKYDVVTRENVLDFMIYETSNPSSIVSCLFAARENARVIRGKITSEAWETQNTTWLELQRILEARNQTDPSRLLEWVKHRCHLFRGVMHGTMLKNEAFYFMNVGTLLERADNTARILETKYEGQAALKVLRKDKEGKLVDETDGNFFDFYHWAALLRSVSAFEIYRQIYSDQVTPKQVAQLLIFNKQMPRSLVCCVNELIPLIAEMKNQQSKEIERLLGKLKASLDYSDIDEVFSQGLEEFIKEFLERINYIADEFSNAYLIPLAVA from the coding sequence ATGCTAAGTCGTACCGCTGATTGCCTTTACTGGATGGCCCGCTACACAGAACGTGCAGAAAATACTGCTCGCATGTTGGACGTCAATCACCAAACCTCCCTCCTCCCACAGCCTGCAGAGTTTTTAGAGCAAAGCTGGAAGAAGCTCCTGACGATCTCTAAGCTGGAAAAATTATTCCTAGAGAAATACGATGTAGTTACTCGTGAGAATGTCTTGGATTTTATGATTTACGAGACCAGTAATCCATCAAGCATCGTATCCTGCTTATTTGCTGCCCGTGAAAATGCCCGTGTCATTCGGGGCAAGATTACTTCTGAAGCATGGGAAACCCAAAATACTACTTGGCTGGAATTACAGCGCATTCTGGAAGCTCGTAATCAAACTGACCCAAGCAGATTGCTGGAATGGGTAAAGCACCGCTGTCATTTATTTAGAGGCGTCATGCATGGCACTATGCTCAAGAATGAAGCCTTCTACTTCATGAATGTCGGCACATTACTTGAGAGAGCCGATAACACCGCCCGTATTTTAGAAACTAAATATGAAGGTCAAGCAGCCCTGAAGGTATTACGTAAGGACAAGGAGGGCAAATTAGTTGATGAGACCGATGGGAATTTCTTTGATTTCTATCACTGGGCCGCCCTACTGCGCTCAGTATCTGCATTTGAGATCTATCGGCAGATTTACTCTGATCAAGTAACACCCAAGCAAGTTGCCCAACTTTTAATTTTTAATAAACAGATGCCGCGCTCATTAGTGTGCTGCGTTAATGAACTCATTCCTTTAATTGCAGAAATGAAAAATCAGCAATCCAAAGAAATTGAGCGCCTGCTTGGAAAACTCAAAGCAAGCTTAGATTATTCCGATATTGATGAAGTTTTTTCTCAAGGGCTGGAAGAGTTCATTAAGGAGTTCTTAGAGCGCATCAACTATATTGCTGATGAGTTCAGTAATGCCTATCTCATACCATTAGCCGTAGCTTAA
- a CDS encoding transglutaminase family protein, with amino-acid sequence MHLKIRHRTEYRYETPVRYSIQELRLTPPDVAGQSIEKWKVSTPIKTSSSHDAFGNLYSVFVQENAYTSMIIEAEGEVMTQDAFEFLDEPKAVSPYHLLQQTNLTEPTAAMLEYFSSSLPKKNSIDEVLELAAAVQREILYFPGQTNSATTAAQSFAMKSGVCQDHAHIMLGLCRTSGIPARYVSGYFFAEDSPNLASHAWIDFCTDIDKGLWLSIDITNACFTDARHVRLAIGRDYYSAAPVKGVRSGGGGEELSASISITQMN; translated from the coding sequence ATGCACCTGAAGATTCGTCATCGCACAGAATATCGCTATGAAACACCAGTACGCTACTCAATCCAAGAGCTACGCCTAACACCTCCCGATGTAGCAGGCCAATCTATTGAAAAGTGGAAAGTCAGCACCCCTATTAAGACAAGTAGCTCACACGATGCTTTTGGTAATCTGTATAGCGTTTTTGTGCAAGAAAACGCATACACCTCGATGATAATTGAGGCAGAAGGCGAGGTCATGACACAAGATGCTTTTGAGTTCCTAGATGAGCCCAAGGCAGTTTCGCCCTATCACCTCCTTCAGCAAACTAATCTAACTGAGCCTACCGCAGCAATGCTGGAGTATTTCTCATCATCCCTACCCAAGAAGAACTCTATTGATGAGGTATTGGAGTTAGCTGCGGCAGTCCAGCGGGAAATTTTGTATTTCCCAGGGCAAACGAATTCCGCAACCACTGCCGCCCAATCTTTTGCTATGAAATCCGGTGTTTGCCAAGATCATGCACATATCATGCTCGGCCTTTGTCGCACCTCTGGCATTCCAGCGCGTTACGTCAGTGGCTACTTCTTCGCGGAAGATTCGCCCAACCTAGCAAGCCACGCCTGGATAGATTTTTGCACCGACATTGATAAAGGACTTTGGCTGAGCATTGATATCACCAATGCGTGCTTTACTGATGCACGCCATGTGCGCTTGGCGATTGGGAGGGATTATTACTCGGCAGCGCCCGTTAAGGGTGTGCGATCTGGCGGGGGTGGCGAAGAGTTAAGTGCCAGCATCTCGATTACTCAAATGAACTAA
- a CDS encoding proteasome-type protease: protein MTYCVGLCLKDGLVFLSDTRTNAGVDQIGTFRKMSLFQKDKDRFFTLMSAGNLAITQAVKEILLQGQLFNGKNLWNVESTHDAAVVIGDAIKQVYDRDHQALEKAGIDFNCNLIFGGQIKGERPRLFNIYSAGNFIEATPETCYFQIGESKYGKPILDRVIAFDTPLNLATKCALISMDSTLNSNISVGLPLDLLVYEKNSLQASKLVTMDESNPYFKMIHQLWGEKLRTAFNSIAEPSWSGATPSRSIALPAKKMSAVPIHRSSKVPKKIVKASPKKAVSAKAKR from the coding sequence ATGACGTATTGCGTTGGACTTTGCCTAAAAGATGGCCTGGTGTTTTTGTCGGACACCCGCACCAATGCGGGCGTTGATCAAATCGGCACCTTCAGAAAGATGTCCTTATTCCAAAAGGATAAAGACCGTTTTTTTACCCTGATGAGTGCTGGTAACCTTGCCATTACTCAGGCCGTTAAGGAGATTCTGTTACAAGGCCAACTTTTTAACGGGAAAAATTTATGGAATGTGGAAAGCACCCACGATGCAGCAGTGGTCATTGGTGATGCCATCAAGCAGGTTTACGACAGAGACCATCAGGCGCTAGAAAAAGCAGGCATTGATTTCAATTGCAATCTCATTTTTGGTGGACAGATCAAAGGCGAGCGCCCAAGACTGTTTAATATTTATTCAGCCGGTAACTTTATTGAAGCTACGCCTGAGACTTGTTACTTCCAGATTGGGGAATCTAAATACGGTAAGCCGATTCTAGATAGAGTCATTGCTTTCGATACTCCGCTGAATTTGGCCACCAAGTGTGCGCTAATTTCCATGGATTCCACCCTCAATAGTAATATTTCTGTTGGCCTGCCACTAGATCTATTGGTTTACGAAAAAAACTCCTTGCAAGCAAGCAAGCTGGTCACCATGGATGAGTCCAATCCCTACTTCAAAATGATTCACCAGTTGTGGGGCGAGAAATTACGAACTGCATTTAACTCGATTGCAGAACCCAGTTGGTCTGGAGCAACCCCATCGCGCTCGATTGCATTGCCTGCCAAAAAAATGAGTGCAGTACCTATTCATCGCAGTAGCAAGGTCCCCAAGAAAATAGTTAAAGCCAGCCCCAAAAAAGCAGTGTCTGCAAAAGCTAAGCGATAG